One segment of Haloplanus natans DSM 17983 DNA contains the following:
- a CDS encoding pyridoxal-phosphate-dependent aminotransferase family protein, which yields MTTTREYTDDYPDKTLYIPGPTEVREDVIEAMCQPMFGHRMDRMTDLYTTIVEDTKEFLGTDNDVIILTASGTEFWEASTLNLVDDRMLVPTCGSFSERHANVAERLGTDVDRLEYEWGNAIKPEDVREALETSDGGYDVVTCVMNESSTGVRNPIEEIGDVVAEYPDTYFVVDAVSALGGDYVDIDEHDIDVIFASTQKAFAMPPGLAVCVVSDDAYDREIDTESASWYGGFQRCLDYYDRKGQTHSTPAIPIMLAYRKQMKHMLSEGHDARDRRHREMAEYTREWARDHFDIFPEEGYESRTVSCIENTQGIDVAATIDAVSEKYDMVFSNGYGSRLGERTFRIGHMGEHTVESIRALTDAIEDEADL from the coding sequence TACCCCGACAAGACCCTCTACATCCCCGGCCCGACCGAGGTGCGCGAGGACGTGATCGAGGCGATGTGTCAGCCGATGTTCGGCCACCGGATGGATCGGATGACCGACCTCTATACGACCATCGTGGAGGATACCAAGGAGTTTCTGGGCACCGACAACGACGTGATCATCCTCACCGCCTCCGGCACGGAGTTCTGGGAGGCGTCGACGCTCAACCTCGTCGACGACCGGATGCTGGTGCCGACCTGCGGGAGTTTCAGCGAGCGCCACGCCAACGTCGCCGAGCGCCTCGGCACGGACGTGGATCGACTGGAGTACGAGTGGGGGAACGCGATCAAACCCGAGGACGTTCGCGAGGCCCTGGAGACGAGCGACGGGGGGTACGACGTGGTCACCTGCGTCATGAACGAGAGTTCGACCGGCGTCCGCAACCCCATCGAGGAGATCGGCGACGTGGTCGCCGAGTATCCGGACACCTACTTCGTCGTCGACGCGGTGTCCGCCCTCGGCGGCGACTACGTCGACATCGACGAACACGACATCGACGTGATCTTCGCGTCGACCCAGAAGGCCTTCGCCATGCCCCCCGGCCTCGCCGTCTGTGTCGTCAGCGACGACGCCTACGACCGCGAAATCGACACGGAGTCCGCGTCGTGGTACGGCGGCTTCCAGCGCTGTCTCGACTACTACGACCGGAAGGGCCAGACCCACTCCACGCCCGCCATCCCCATCATGCTCGCCTACCGCAAGCAGATGAAACACATGCTGTCGGAGGGCCACGACGCCCGTGACCGGCGCCACCGGGAGATGGCCGAATACACCCGCGAGTGGGCGCGCGACCACTTCGACATCTTCCCCGAGGAGGGCTACGAATCACGGACGGTGAGTTGCATCGAGAACACGCAGGGAATCGACGTGGCCGCCACTATCGACGCGGTGTCGGAGAAGTACGATATGGTGTTCTCGAACGGCTACGGGTCACGACTCGGCGAGCGGACGTTCCGCATCGGCCACATGGGCGAACACACCGTCGAGAGCATCCGGGCGCTGACGGACGCCATCGAGGACGAGGCCGACCTATAG
- the rnz gene encoding ribonuclease Z → MSMRVTFLGTSGAVPTTQRAPSAVLVNREGERLLFDCGEGTQRQMMRFGTGFDISHIFVTHLHGDHVLGIPGLIQSLDFNDRSDALAIHVPPRSRDDVRSLVHAGGHQPGFPVRIHEVSPGAVAYAADDFEVRTAETDHRTRSMGFALVEDDRPGRFDRARAEELGVPVGPKFGRLHGGEAVELDDGRVIEPEQVVGDPRPGRRLVYTGDTRPVDAVVEVARDADLLIHDATFADDERDRARHTGHSTAREAGEVAARAGAERLALTHLSSRYAGRWERLEREAREVFDGECFVASDGQTVDVPYPDAE, encoded by the coding sequence ATGTCGATGCGCGTGACGTTTCTGGGCACCAGTGGGGCCGTTCCGACGACCCAGCGGGCGCCGAGTGCCGTCCTCGTCAACCGCGAGGGCGAACGCCTCCTGTTCGACTGCGGCGAGGGCACCCAGCGCCAGATGATGCGCTTCGGCACCGGCTTCGACATCTCCCACATCTTCGTCACGCATCTCCACGGCGACCACGTCCTCGGCATCCCCGGGCTGATCCAGTCGCTCGATTTCAACGACCGATCGGACGCGCTGGCGATCCACGTCCCGCCGCGCTCCCGGGACGACGTTCGGAGCTTGGTCCACGCCGGCGGCCATCAGCCCGGCTTTCCCGTCCGCATCCACGAGGTATCCCCCGGCGCCGTCGCGTACGCCGCCGACGACTTCGAGGTGCGGACCGCCGAAACCGACCACCGCACCCGATCGATGGGCTTTGCCCTGGTCGAGGACGACCGCCCCGGCCGCTTCGACCGGGCCCGCGCCGAGGAACTCGGCGTGCCCGTCGGCCCGAAGTTCGGCCGGCTCCACGGGGGCGAGGCGGTCGAACTCGACGACGGCCGGGTGATCGAACCGGAACAGGTGGTGGGCGACCCCCGTCCCGGCCGGCGGCTAGTGTACACCGGTGATACCCGTCCCGTCGATGCGGTGGTCGAGGTGGCCCGGGACGCGGATCTCCTGATCCACGACGCGACGTTCGCCGACGACGAGCGCGACCGGGCGCGACACACGGGGCACTCGACCGCCCGCGAGGCGGGGGAGGTGGCCGCTCGCGCCGGCGCCGAGCGCCTCGCGCTGACCCACCTCTCCTCCCGCTACGCCGGCCGGTGGGAGCGCCTCGAACGCGAGGCACGGGAGGTCTTCGACGGCGAGTGTTTCGTCGCCAGCGACGGACAGACGGTCGACGTGCCGTATCCGGACGCCGAGTGA
- a CDS encoding ABC transporter permease subunit, translating into MTWTAVARKDFEDAIRSRWVAGLSALFVLLVSLAAYLVRPAPGQTISSNQVLNSLFVRDALVTTLVPLLALIVAYNAVVGERESGSLKLLLSLPHSRADVVFGKVAGRAGAIAAPIAVGFLLPAAILLVVPAVNFDVLSYVGYTLLTAVLGVVFVSIAVGFSTAASSSRRAVAGAIGIYFLFVPLWGAVRFPLQLYLGMGGGPSWLPLTGQQVLRMLRLINPTGSFKIVSNAFLQGSLYTGGSVNMQVSATLMLLVWILVPPLLGLLWFQEADL; encoded by the coding sequence ATGACGTGGACGGCGGTGGCGCGCAAGGACTTCGAGGACGCCATCCGCTCGCGGTGGGTCGCCGGCCTCTCGGCGCTGTTCGTCCTCCTCGTCTCGCTGGCGGCGTATCTGGTCCGTCCGGCGCCGGGGCAGACGATCAGTTCGAACCAAGTGCTCAACTCGCTGTTCGTCCGCGACGCCCTGGTGACGACGCTCGTTCCCCTGCTCGCGCTGATCGTCGCGTACAACGCCGTCGTCGGCGAACGCGAGTCCGGGTCGCTGAAGCTCCTGCTCTCGCTCCCACACTCGCGGGCCGACGTGGTGTTCGGGAAGGTGGCCGGGCGCGCGGGCGCCATTGCCGCCCCCATCGCCGTCGGCTTTCTCCTGCCCGCCGCGATCCTGCTCGTCGTCCCCGCGGTGAACTTCGACGTGCTCTCCTACGTCGGCTACACGCTGCTGACGGCGGTGCTCGGCGTCGTCTTCGTCAGCATCGCCGTCGGCTTCTCGACGGCCGCGTCGTCGAGTCGGCGGGCAGTGGCGGGCGCCATCGGCATCTACTTCCTGTTCGTCCCGCTGTGGGGCGCGGTGCGGTTCCCGCTCCAGTTGTATCTGGGGATGGGCGGCGGCCCGTCGTGGCTGCCGCTGACGGGCCAGCAGGTGCTGCGGATGCTCCGACTCATCAACCCGACCGGCTCGTTCAAAATCGTCTCCAACGCCTTCCTGCAGGGCTCGCTCTACACCGGCGGGAGCGTGAACATGCAGGTGTCGGCGACGCTCATGTTGCTGGTGTGGATTCTCGTGCCACCGCTGCTGGGACTGCTGTGGTTTCAGGAAGCCGACCTATAG
- a CDS encoding ABC transporter ATP-binding protein — MAAIELDGVTKRFGDVTAVSDLDLTVPEGEVFGFLGPNGAGKSTTINMLLDFVRPTDGEIRVLGLDAGRESVAVRRRTGVLPEGYDVYHRLTGRKHVEFAMRSKEVDGDPDAVLERVGIADAADRKAGGYSKGMRQRLTLGMALVGDPDLLILDEPSSGLDPGGAREMRDIVRAEADRGATVFFSSHVLGQVEAVCDRVGILREGELVAEDSIQGLRDAVEGGETLVITVDAASEDDLETVRALDGVSNAATDGGTVTVTCDADAKTAVIGALEDAGVTVKDFQTEETSLEDLFLAYTEGAEVSA; from the coding sequence ATGGCCGCAATCGAACTCGACGGCGTGACCAAGCGGTTCGGCGACGTCACGGCCGTCTCGGACCTCGACCTCACGGTCCCCGAGGGCGAGGTGTTCGGCTTTCTCGGGCCGAACGGGGCGGGGAAGTCGACGACTATCAACATGTTGCTCGATTTCGTCCGACCGACCGACGGCGAGATTCGGGTTCTCGGGCTGGACGCGGGCCGCGAGAGCGTCGCGGTGCGCCGTCGGACGGGCGTCCTCCCCGAGGGGTACGACGTGTACCACCGCCTCACGGGGCGGAAACACGTCGAGTTCGCGATGCGCTCGAAGGAAGTCGACGGCGACCCGGACGCGGTACTGGAGCGGGTGGGCATCGCCGACGCCGCCGACCGCAAGGCCGGCGGCTACTCCAAGGGGATGCGCCAGCGGCTCACCCTCGGCATGGCGTTAGTGGGCGACCCCGACCTGCTGATTCTCGATGAACCCTCTTCCGGTCTCGATCCGGGTGGTGCCCGTGAGATGCGCGATATCGTCCGCGCGGAGGCCGACCGCGGCGCGACCGTCTTCTTCTCCAGTCACGTCCTCGGACAGGTCGAGGCGGTGTGTGATCGGGTGGGCATCCTGCGCGAGGGTGAACTCGTCGCCGAGGACAGCATCCAGGGACTCAGAGACGCCGTCGAGGGCGGCGAGACGCTCGTGATCACCGTCGACGCCGCGAGCGAGGACGACCTGGAGACGGTCCGGGCGCTCGACGGCGTGAGCAACGCCGCCACCGACGGTGGGACGGTGACGGTCACCTGCGACGCCGACGCGAAGACGGCGGTCATCGGTGCACTCGAGGACGCTGGCGTCACCGTGAAGGACTTCCAGACGGAGGAAACGTCGCTGGAAGACCTGTTTCTCGCGTACACCGAAGGGGCGGAGGTGTCGGCATGA